In bacterium, one genomic interval encodes:
- the fusA gene encoding elongation factor G, which translates to MADLRNVVLISHGGVGKTTLAESMSFDAGASKRRGSVGEGNTTSDFDDEEIARRFSIGTSLLRLKHEGKVVNLIDTPGTLDFTGEVVSGVYAADAAIALVSAVAGVETCTVRYWGIASTRGLPRALFINRMDRENASFAKAVETCRSAFGKTCVTVQLPIGAHTSFKGLVDLIANKACVYAADGSGNFEITEIPAELADDVAQAREKLIDAVAAADDALIEKYLEHGTLSASELHGGLAKAFLGGAIHPIFVGAAELGIGSRPLLDAIADYFPTPGQVPPPKALAGDEETALPEGTLAALIFKTTVDPFAGKLSMARLFRGTLSGEAFNVNRGKNERCSNLFHVHGNSQENVGELTEGDIGAIGKLEQTLTGDTLAKSGSPRFAPLPLPQPLMKRSVFPVSKGDEDKMSTGLSRLQEEDPTLHSTRNEQTKEMNLAGLGDQHLQVAVSRLQKKYGVNVELKIPRIAYLETITRKAEGHGRHKKQTGGRGQFGDCQIEFWPLERGTGVEFQDAVVGGVIPNKFIPAVEKGLNEAYANGYLCGCPIVDIHARLFYGSYHSVDSSEMAFKIAASLAFKDAMTRAVPVVLEPIMRVEVLVPDEFMGDIAGDISSKRGKILGMEPRGKMQVVRALVPEGELSNYSTELRSITGGQGTYSLEFNGYEQVPGETQQRIIEEHKREKE; encoded by the coding sequence ATGGCCGATCTGCGTAACGTAGTTCTCATCTCCCACGGCGGGGTGGGCAAAACCACGCTGGCGGAGAGCATGAGCTTCGACGCCGGCGCCTCGAAACGCCGGGGAAGCGTGGGCGAGGGCAACACCACGAGCGACTTCGACGACGAGGAGATAGCGCGCCGCTTCAGCATCGGCACCTCCCTCCTGCGGCTCAAGCACGAGGGGAAGGTCGTAAACCTGATTGACACCCCGGGCACACTGGATTTTACCGGGGAGGTCGTGAGTGGAGTCTATGCCGCGGACGCCGCCATCGCCCTAGTGTCCGCCGTGGCCGGCGTGGAGACGTGCACCGTCCGCTACTGGGGCATCGCCTCGACGAGGGGATTGCCCCGCGCGCTCTTCATCAACCGGATGGATCGCGAGAACGCCAGCTTCGCCAAAGCGGTGGAGACCTGCCGGTCCGCCTTCGGTAAGACTTGCGTCACGGTGCAGTTGCCCATCGGCGCCCACACATCCTTCAAGGGCCTGGTGGACCTGATCGCCAACAAGGCTTGCGTTTACGCCGCCGACGGCTCGGGCAATTTCGAGATCACCGAGATTCCCGCGGAGCTCGCGGATGATGTGGCTCAGGCGCGAGAGAAGCTCATAGACGCGGTGGCCGCCGCCGATGACGCCCTCATCGAGAAGTACCTCGAACACGGCACATTGAGCGCCTCCGAGCTGCACGGGGGGCTGGCCAAGGCCTTCCTCGGGGGAGCTATCCACCCCATCTTCGTGGGGGCCGCCGAGCTGGGTATCGGCAGCCGACCCCTTTTGGACGCCATCGCGGACTATTTCCCCACACCCGGCCAGGTTCCGCCGCCCAAGGCACTCGCCGGCGACGAGGAGACGGCGTTACCTGAAGGCACGCTCGCCGCCTTAATCTTTAAAACAACCGTTGACCCATTCGCCGGCAAGCTCTCCATGGCCCGCTTGTTCCGGGGCACCCTCTCGGGCGAGGCCTTCAACGTCAACCGGGGCAAGAACGAGCGCTGCTCGAACCTCTTCCACGTCCATGGAAACAGCCAGGAAAACGTCGGAGAGCTCACCGAAGGCGACATCGGCGCCATCGGCAAACTCGAGCAAACCCTTACCGGCGACACCCTGGCGAAATCGGGCTCGCCCCGTTTCGCGCCGCTCCCCTTACCACAGCCCCTGATGAAGCGCTCCGTCTTCCCAGTCTCCAAGGGCGACGAGGACAAGATGTCCACCGGCCTCTCGCGCCTACAGGAAGAGGACCCCACCCTGCACTCGACCCGCAACGAACAGACCAAGGAGATGAACCTGGCCGGCCTGGGCGACCAGCATTTGCAGGTCGCCGTTTCCCGACTGCAAAAAAAGTACGGCGTGAACGTCGAGCTCAAGATACCCCGCATCGCCTACCTGGAGACGATCACCCGGAAGGCCGAGGGTCACGGCCGCCACAAGAAGCAGACGGGCGGGCGCGGCCAGTTCGGCGACTGCCAGATCGAATTCTGGCCGCTGGAACGAGGGACCGGAGTGGAGTTCCAGGACGCCGTCGTAGGCGGCGTCATCCCCAACAAATTCATCCCCGCCGTGGAGAAGGGGCTCAACGAGGCCTACGCCAACGGGTACCTATGCGGCTGCCCCATCGTGGACATCCATGCCAGGCTTTTCTACGGCAGCTATCACAGCGTGGACTCGTCGGAGATGGCCTTCAAAATCGCCGCGAGCCTGGCCTTCAAGGACGCCATGACCAGGGCCGTCCCCGTAGTCCTCGAACCGATAATGCGCGTGGAAGTCTTAGTCCCCGACGAGTTCATGGGCGACATCGCCGGGGACATCAGCTCCAAGCGGGGGAAGATTCTGGGCATGGAGCCGCGCGGCAAGATGCAGGTGGTCAGGGCTCTGGTCCCCGAGGGCGAGCTGTCCAACTACTCCACCGAGCTGCGCAGCATCACCGGCGGCCAGGGAACCTACTCGCTGGAGTTCAACGGCTACGAGCAGGTCCCCGGCGAAACCCAGCAGAGAATCATCGAGGAGCACAAGCGGGAGAAGGAGTAA
- a CDS encoding ATP-binding protein, giving the protein MSLKKTYSTLDWLLGALALLLIAGTAALYYLTAGGETDLGAIWPKLLYVPVLLAGWRFGLFGGAVSALVGSAALAPQLIYYVGELDAAGWADLSELLALNLVGWCFGLMAEYHRRRSSEAVRLTRDLGSANAELAELVGLRDRVSRIEKLESVNRLAGGVAHEIRNPLAAIKATVQVTPQEGLSREAREAFRIICEEVGRADAAVKRLLGRSRRRPEGGGVRLGELIAEAARLIRPRLGNLSLTVDATPEDCCVKGDADALRQALVNLLVNASEAAAGRIDITLVVEGNDALIRIADDGPGVGEKDQKRLFEPFFTTKPNGTGLGLFLARQAIQTCSGGIRYVPRDGKGAVFEVSLPLSRSE; this is encoded by the coding sequence ATGAGCCTTAAAAAAACCTACTCCACCCTCGACTGGCTCCTCGGCGCCCTGGCGCTCCTTTTAATCGCGGGCACGGCGGCGCTCTACTACCTCACCGCCGGCGGGGAAACGGACCTGGGCGCAATCTGGCCCAAACTGCTCTACGTGCCGGTCCTCCTGGCGGGTTGGCGCTTCGGGCTTTTTGGCGGGGCGGTTTCCGCCCTCGTGGGCTCCGCGGCCCTGGCGCCACAGCTAATCTACTACGTGGGGGAGCTGGACGCGGCCGGGTGGGCGGACCTGAGCGAGCTTCTCGCCCTGAACCTGGTCGGGTGGTGCTTCGGTCTCATGGCGGAGTACCACCGCCGCCGCAGCTCGGAGGCCGTCAGGCTGACCCGCGATCTGGGCTCGGCCAACGCCGAGTTGGCGGAGCTGGTCGGTCTGCGGGACAGGGTGTCGCGCATTGAGAAGCTGGAATCGGTGAACCGCCTGGCCGGGGGTGTGGCCCACGAGATCCGGAACCCACTGGCCGCGATCAAGGCCACCGTGCAGGTCACCCCGCAGGAGGGGCTATCCCGGGAGGCGCGCGAGGCCTTCCGCATCATCTGCGAGGAGGTGGGGCGCGCCGACGCGGCGGTGAAGAGGCTCCTCGGCCGGAGCAGGCGGAGACCCGAGGGCGGGGGGGTGAGGCTCGGGGAGCTCATCGCCGAGGCCGCCCGGCTCATCCGACCCCGCTTGGGTAACCTTTCGCTGACGGTGGACGCGACGCCGGAGGACTGCTGCGTCAAAGGCGACGCGGACGCTCTCCGCCAGGCCCTGGTCAACCTCCTCGTCAATGCCTCCGAAGCGGCGGCGGGACGGATAGACATCACCCTCGTCGTCGAGGGGAATGATGCGCTGATACGCATCGCCGACGACGGACCGGGCGTCGGGGAAAAGGACCAAAAAAGGCTGTTCGAGCCCTTCTTCACCACAAAACCCAACGGGACGGGCCTCGGCCTCTTTCTGGCCCGCCAGGCGATCCAGACCTGCTCGGGCGGCATCCGGTACGTCCCCCGGGACGGGAAGGGCGCGGTCTTCGAAGTGAGCCTGCCGCTATCCCGTTCCGAATAA
- a CDS encoding ethylbenzene dehydrogenase-related protein, which translates to MRYSRLLTAACTATLVILAACEQPSNVPEPTFPQDAWFAIALTDNSWESHNVAALVRLDFGGTVRENVVAPKQVDTPPVLDGRDNDRAWDHAGTTTLLLEPANGGTGIAAVSVKCVYTEEEIFFFLSWQDPTATGSDIPGRWKYAGGEWYDRFDEDGQPDIDGELIAEDMLAFLWPNPNAYPDFDQQGCTATCHAEGGGYSHGTPYGTYIDAWVWGAGRTNPRKQVRDCLLGYFGWGNDATGTAPYLANRPADGTIPWTPLYQHTDDPNSNAHYLFAEEAVSFLPDGWLGGSTVPGYVLQISDESQADVRGCGVYGAGSWSVELGRSLLTEDVLDFQFLWPEVQGDGE; encoded by the coding sequence ATGCGTTACAGCCGCCTTTTGACCGCTGCGTGCACGGCGACGCTGGTGATTCTCGCGGCCTGCGAGCAGCCGTCGAACGTACCCGAGCCGACTTTCCCCCAGGACGCCTGGTTCGCCATCGCCCTGACCGATAACTCCTGGGAGAGTCACAACGTAGCCGCGCTGGTGAGGCTGGACTTCGGGGGCACGGTTCGGGAGAACGTTGTGGCGCCTAAGCAAGTGGACACCCCCCCGGTGCTGGACGGGCGGGACAACGACCGGGCTTGGGACCACGCCGGGACGACGACCCTCCTCCTCGAACCCGCCAACGGGGGCACCGGCATAGCCGCCGTCAGCGTGAAGTGCGTCTACACCGAGGAGGAGATTTTCTTCTTCCTGAGCTGGCAGGATCCCACCGCCACCGGCAGCGACATCCCCGGCCGTTGGAAGTACGCCGGGGGCGAGTGGTACGACCGATTCGACGAGGATGGCCAGCCCGATATAGACGGTGAGCTTATCGCCGAGGACATGCTGGCCTTTCTCTGGCCCAACCCCAACGCCTACCCCGATTTCGACCAACAGGGATGCACCGCCACCTGTCACGCGGAAGGCGGCGGTTACAGTCACGGCACGCCTTACGGGACTTACATAGACGCCTGGGTCTGGGGGGCGGGCCGCACCAATCCCCGGAAGCAGGTGCGCGACTGCCTGCTGGGCTACTTTGGATGGGGCAATGACGCGACGGGCACGGCGCCCTACCTCGCCAACCGGCCCGCCGACGGCACCATCCCCTGGACACCCCTTTACCAGCACACCGACGATCCCAACTCAAACGCCCATTACCTCTTCGCGGAAGAGGCGGTTTCCTTCCTGCCCGATGGCTGGCTCGGGGGGAGCACGGTGCCGGGGTACGTATTACAGATTTCGGACGAGTCCCAGGCCGACGTGCGGGGGTGCGGCGTGTACGGCGCCGGCAGCTGGTCCGTCGAGTTGGGAAGATCCCTTCTGACCGAGGACGTGCTGGACTTCCAGTTCCTGTGGCCCGAGGTGCAGGGCGACGGGGAGTAG